A genomic region of Candidatus Thorarchaeota archaeon contains the following coding sequences:
- a CDS encoding formate dehydrogenase accessory sulfurtransferase FdhD — MDRIRKASVTELHGEKLISSEEKVAIEQRTRIRWSDGSAILETTASPGQERELAIGLLTTMGIAVPYDAVTVEETEGITTIIVNPTKVHDIENPKIVDTEISSQDIVRGVSRLRDLQILLKETGCAHGGLVVEQHGQKYAFAEDIRRQNALNKTIGSAIIQGIGLHACALFFTGRLTSEVVGMAKHAGIPMVVSLGVTTDEGIRIAQEANMTLVGSEGRWIYHIGSVRVIP; from the coding sequence GTGGATAGAATAAGGAAGGCTTCTGTTACCGAACTACACGGAGAAAAATTAATTTCTTCAGAAGAAAAAGTCGCTATTGAACAGAGAACTAGAATCAGATGGAGTGACGGATCCGCAATCCTCGAAACAACTGCAAGTCCGGGTCAGGAGAGAGAACTTGCAATTGGACTTCTGACAACAATGGGAATCGCAGTCCCGTATGATGCAGTCACAGTGGAGGAGACCGAAGGTATCACTACTATCATAGTGAATCCAACAAAGGTGCATGATATAGAGAACCCAAAAATCGTAGACACCGAGATCAGCTCACAGGACATAGTGAGAGGGGTCTCAAGACTGAGGGATCTTCAGATATTGCTCAAGGAAACTGGTTGTGCTCATGGGGGACTTGTGGTGGAGCAACACGGCCAGAAGTATGCATTCGCTGAAGACATAAGACGTCAGAATGCTCTGAACAAGACCATCGGATCTGCGATCATTCAGGGGATTGGGCTTCACGCCTGTGCGCTGTTTTTCACAGGACGCCTGACATCAGAGGTTGTAGGAATGGCGAAACACGCCGGAATCCCAATGGTCGTATCCCTAGGAGTCACAACTGATGAGGGGATCAGAATTGCACAAGAGGCGAACATGACCTTGGTCGGTTCAGAGGGGAGATGGATCTACCACATTGGGAGCGTGAGAGTCATCCCTTGA
- a CDS encoding ABC transporter ATP-binding protein, giving the protein MSAGTVLCDGLVKVYRSRKWERLFPPRFSYKYVKALDGLSFEIERGEVFGLLGPNGAGKTTTIQSLAGLLIPDKGRVSVFGVDPVTEPERVKRIVGVVAGGNPRQLYNKLTARENLRYWGHLYGLSGHALEKRIEYLLDLVNLTDRADDLIEKFSAGMTQRIIIARGLVHDPEVLLLDEPTVGLDPKASRELRSFIKKQLVDEGEKTVLLTTHEMHVAEELSDRIAIINHGKIIALDRPEALRKQANGGMRIDVDIKNLDERILAHLAGDGLTVVSTVHDDEDPSVVHLNLRAVDEDTALQRIIEAVITRPEARLLSMDVREPSLEDAFVFLTDKNDEEVSANA; this is encoded by the coding sequence ATGAGTGCAGGAACAGTTCTCTGTGATGGACTGGTCAAGGTCTATCGTTCTAGAAAGTGGGAACGACTCTTTCCACCGAGATTCTCATACAAGTACGTCAAAGCCTTAGATGGTCTAAGCTTTGAGATTGAACGAGGTGAAGTCTTCGGTCTACTTGGTCCAAATGGGGCTGGGAAGACAACGACCATTCAATCGCTTGCGGGTCTTCTCATTCCGGATAAGGGTCGGGTGTCAGTATTCGGAGTCGATCCAGTCACTGAACCCGAGAGAGTAAAACGAATTGTCGGCGTGGTTGCTGGTGGTAACCCCCGACAGCTCTACAATAAACTGACAGCAAGGGAGAACCTGCGGTATTGGGGTCATCTCTATGGACTCTCCGGTCATGCATTGGAGAAGCGTATCGAGTATCTGCTTGATCTTGTGAACCTGACCGATAGGGCCGATGATCTCATTGAGAAGTTCAGTGCGGGAATGACTCAACGGATAATCATTGCCAGAGGCCTTGTTCACGACCCCGAGGTGCTTCTTCTAGACGAGCCTACTGTCGGACTTGATCCAAAGGCAAGTAGGGAGCTGCGCAGCTTTATCAAAAAGCAGCTTGTCGATGAAGGCGAAAAGACTGTGTTACTCACGACACATGAGATGCATGTGGCTGAGGAATTATCTGATAGAATTGCGATCATCAATCATGGTAAGATCATCGCACTTGACCGTCCAGAGGCCCTTAGGAAGCAGGCCAATGGTGGAATGAGAATTGATGTTGATATTAAGAATCTTGACGAGCGGATTCTGGCTCATCTTGCTGGCGATGGGTTGACAGTTGTGAGTACTGTACATGATGATGAAGATCCTTCTGTGGTCCATCTCAATCTACGTGCGGTTGATGAGGACACTGCTCTTCAACGGATCATCGAGGCGGTCATCACTCGCCCTGAAGCTCGTCTATTGAGCATGGATGTTCGTGAACCGTCCTTGGAGGATGCGTTTGTCTTTCTCACTGATAAAAATGATGAGGAGGTTTCGGCTAATGCATAA
- a CDS encoding winged helix-turn-helix domain-containing protein, with protein MTENDGPIKPIEIPRSLDELSEILSLLGNLTRLRVIAALSKRPMFIQELSSELKVSYPLLHLHLKNMEKHGLVKSEYAVGTDKSTRYVKRYFTLVDFRLEITADLIARLADTDSATKTRKKGKSTKR; from the coding sequence ATGACAGAGAACGATGGACCAATCAAACCGATTGAGATTCCACGCTCACTAGATGAGCTGTCTGAGATCCTCTCCCTTCTCGGGAACCTCACTCGATTGCGTGTTATTGCTGCTCTGAGTAAGAGACCCATGTTCATTCAAGAACTGAGCAGTGAGTTGAAGGTCTCGTACCCTCTTCTTCATCTTCATTTGAAGAACATGGAAAAGCATGGACTCGTCAAGAGCGAGTATGCAGTCGGTACTGACAAGTCCACAAGATACGTGAAAAGATATTTCACCTTGGTAGACTTCAGACTTGAGATCACTGCCGATCTGATTGCTAGGTTGGCAGATACAGACTCCGCGACAAAGACGCGGAAGAAAGGAAAAAGCACAAAGAGGTAA
- a CDS encoding methyltransferase domain-containing protein, translating into MEKFFKANRTMWDRFAKVHFHSEAYRTQEFLNGATTLNSIEMEELGDVRGKSLLHLQCHFGLDTLSWAREGAKVTGIDFSEEAIRLARELAQKSGLEAKFIHANIYDLPDIFEETFNIVFTSYGVLCWLNDLKRWAEIVAQFLRPGGIFYIIEFHPLIWVFDTEAEDGFRLQHSYFHGAEPLSFEVDGSYTGEKIEPVTDYEWVHSIGETVNSIIDAGLKIQFLHEFPMTTFQNFPFLKQHDDGLWYYDDSEIQLPLMFSIKAVKE; encoded by the coding sequence ATGGAGAAATTCTTCAAAGCAAATCGAACTATGTGGGATAGATTTGCCAAGGTTCATTTTCACTCCGAGGCATACAGAACACAAGAGTTCCTCAATGGGGCAACAACATTAAACTCGATTGAGATGGAGGAGCTTGGTGATGTGAGAGGAAAATCACTCTTGCATCTACAGTGCCACTTTGGTCTGGATACACTATCATGGGCGCGTGAGGGAGCAAAAGTCACAGGCATTGACTTCTCTGAAGAGGCCATCAGATTGGCACGTGAGCTCGCTCAGAAATCAGGACTCGAGGCCAAGTTCATCCATGCAAATATTTACGACCTGCCAGATATCTTCGAGGAAACTTTCAACATTGTCTTTACGTCATATGGTGTCCTCTGTTGGTTAAATGATCTAAAGCGATGGGCAGAGATCGTCGCCCAGTTTCTTAGACCTGGCGGAATTTTTTACATCATCGAATTTCACCCGCTCATATGGGTCTTTGACACAGAGGCCGAGGATGGCTTCAGGTTGCAACACTCGTATTTCCACGGTGCTGAACCGTTGTCCTTTGAAGTCGATGGATCGTATACAGGGGAAAAAATCGAGCCAGTGACCGACTACGAGTGGGTGCATAGTATTGGCGAAACGGTCAATTCGATCATAGATGCAGGACTCAAGATTCAGTTTCTCCACGAGTTCCCAATGACCACATTCCAGAACTTCCCATTCCTAAAGCAACATGACGACGGTCTCTGGTACTATGACGACTCGGAGATACAACTGCCTCTGATGTTCTCGATCAAGGCCGTAAAAGAATAG
- a CDS encoding ABC transporter permease: MTIVEVADSEGVQPEFAPNFQVRSLDWSISKTIATKNLRIALRYPANIIVWGIIPLLWIAPYLLMMTAISGPGGSAHFTEISGYDDFIRFAVIGWFVYQYVDNSIWGIGNTFRWEQFSGTLEPLFLAPVPRISILLGGAFSDSVQTTFSALVLLGFSMILFGVSYSVTMILPVIIVLLLMLFALFGFGFMLAGLIIVFKDPSVLTQLVDSMIFTVTPVNYPVQVLPKYAQILAYLMPATLAIEVIRELAITGEFTIISYLLGIAGLVGLLILFWGVGLAVFRYAEHWTKERGSMGGF, translated from the coding sequence ATGACGATTGTTGAAGTTGCTGACTCAGAAGGTGTACAGCCCGAATTCGCCCCGAACTTTCAGGTCCGTTCTCTGGACTGGTCCATCTCAAAGACGATTGCGACCAAGAATCTTAGAATCGCTCTGAGGTATCCAGCGAACATCATCGTCTGGGGGATTATTCCTCTCCTCTGGATTGCACCATATCTGTTGATGATGACAGCAATCAGTGGCCCCGGGGGAAGTGCCCATTTCACTGAGATCTCGGGGTATGATGACTTTATCCGATTTGCGGTCATTGGCTGGTTTGTCTACCAGTACGTTGACAACTCGATCTGGGGGATTGGAAACACGTTCCGATGGGAACAGTTCAGTGGCACGCTTGAACCACTCTTCCTTGCTCCAGTTCCACGGATCAGTATCTTACTTGGTGGAGCCTTTTCTGACTCCGTCCAGACAACCTTCTCAGCCCTTGTATTGCTAGGGTTCTCGATGATATTGTTTGGAGTGTCCTATTCGGTGACGATGATTCTTCCAGTTATCATCGTGCTCCTGCTCATGTTGTTCGCCCTCTTTGGGTTCGGCTTCATGCTGGCCGGGTTGATCATCGTCTTCAAGGATCCAAGCGTGTTAACACAGTTAGTGGACTCGATGATCTTCACAGTCACTCCCGTAAACTATCCTGTACAAGTACTACCAAAGTATGCTCAGATACTGGCGTATCTGATGCCCGCGACCCTTGCGATCGAGGTCATACGTGAATTGGCAATCACTGGCGAGTTCACCATTATCTCCTACCTTCTCGGGATTGCTGGGCTTGTGGGTCTACTGATCCTCTTCTGGGGGGTCGGTCTCGCAGTCTTCAGATATGCTGAGCACTGGACAAAAGAGCGTGGGAGCATGGGAGGTTTCTAA
- a CDS encoding class I SAM-dependent methyltransferase: MASKARAWKELLKIGLNVSKLRTQINAFFRGNIIRVLRDEGWFEYLSQPRTAAEILTQFGYTDSAFLAYLLDILVEDKTLIHEDGIRYRVNGHVEDGWTLPACFDGTMKELWADHARAIPDRLRGKYIKFTGGMNLFNWDDALSNHMYEQIRRSAFAYTGAWNRPGYFLDVGAGTGYGTAAIWAYYFKKGHMKEGSPLRIVGIEPNDRLLNIAREEFHSMLRRHLGDDIDFTQMLQRFPPEFENGYAESIPFDDETFDYVYASQVLHWTQPKEALREMFRVTKPGGYVFGTENFFPDANKFGEIHFKVVQGAFGHFHRDDLRRWAKELGAKEIRIATPISVFQILK, encoded by the coding sequence ATGGCATCAAAAGCACGAGCATGGAAAGAACTATTGAAGATAGGTCTGAACGTGAGTAAACTCAGAACGCAGATCAATGCGTTTTTCCGTGGGAATATCATTCGTGTCCTTCGTGATGAGGGGTGGTTTGAATACCTCTCTCAACCACGGACGGCCGCTGAAATTCTCACTCAATTCGGTTACACGGATTCTGCATTCTTGGCCTACTTGCTAGACATCTTGGTTGAGGACAAGACTCTCATACACGAGGACGGCATTCGGTATCGTGTGAATGGACACGTTGAGGATGGGTGGACACTTCCTGCCTGTTTTGATGGCACTATGAAAGAACTCTGGGCCGATCATGCGCGAGCGATTCCTGATCGACTGCGTGGGAAGTACATAAAGTTCACTGGCGGCATGAATCTCTTCAACTGGGATGACGCTCTCTCTAATCATATGTATGAACAGATCCGCCGTAGTGCCTTTGCATATACTGGTGCATGGAACAGACCCGGCTACTTTCTTGATGTCGGTGCTGGAACAGGGTATGGCACCGCCGCTATCTGGGCGTACTATTTCAAGAAGGGTCACATGAAAGAGGGATCGCCCTTACGGATTGTGGGAATTGAACCTAATGATCGACTTCTGAACATTGCGCGAGAAGAATTCCACAGCATGCTCCGGAGGCATCTTGGTGATGACATCGATTTTACTCAGATGTTACAGAGATTTCCTCCTGAGTTCGAGAACGGTTATGCAGAGTCGATTCCCTTTGATGATGAGACCTTTGACTATGTCTATGCATCACAGGTGCTTCACTGGACTCAACCGAAGGAGGCTCTTCGTGAGATGTTCAGGGTGACCAAGCCTGGCGGATATGTCTTTGGTACTGAGAATTTCTTTCCTGATGCTAACAAGTTTGGAGAGATTCATTTCAAGGTGGTGCAGGGTGCTTTCGGTCATTTTCACAGAGATGATCTTCGACGATGGGCAAAGGAACTCGGGGCAAAAGAAATTCGAATAGCCACACCCATCTCTGTATTTCAGATCCTCAAATAG
- a CDS encoding class I SAM-dependent methyltransferase: MASKARAWRELMKVGINVSKIRKDVDAYYRGNVIRVLRDEGWFEYLLRPRTIDDMLSHFGYSDPEFLDYLLGILVEDGILHQVDGNRYQSEEHIEDGWVLPAPFKGTMDDLWQDHARAIPDRLRGRPLTFTGGMNLFNWDDALSSQLYEQIRRTAFALTNAWNKPGAFLDVGSGTGWGTAAIWTYYYTRGHMYEGSPFRIVGIEPNDRLLTIARDEFPNMIKTHLGSKGNHSNYPEMLEKFPPEFKHGFAESIPFEDETFDYVYSSMVLHWTDPKSALKEMLRVTKPGGIVFGTENFYPGANKFCEIHIKVVEGAYGHFHVDDFRQWAKELGAKKIRLATPLSAFEVIK; this comes from the coding sequence ATGGCATCAAAAGCACGAGCATGGAGAGAACTAATGAAGGTTGGAATTAATGTAAGTAAGATACGGAAGGACGTTGATGCATATTATCGTGGGAATGTGATCCGCGTTCTTCGTGATGAGGGGTGGTTTGAATATCTTCTGCGTCCAAGGACTATTGATGATATGCTCTCACATTTTGGATATTCCGATCCCGAATTTCTTGATTATCTCTTAGGCATCTTGGTTGAAGATGGTATTCTTCATCAGGTTGACGGGAACCGCTATCAGTCTGAAGAACACATTGAAGATGGTTGGGTGCTTCCCGCTCCCTTCAAGGGGACAATGGACGATCTCTGGCAAGATCATGCCCGTGCGATTCCCGACAGACTGCGAGGAAGGCCTCTCACTTTCACTGGCGGGATGAATCTTTTCAACTGGGATGACGCTCTCTCATCGCAACTCTATGAACAGATCAGGCGTACTGCTTTCGCTCTGACGAACGCTTGGAATAAGCCAGGAGCCTTTCTAGATGTTGGTTCGGGAACTGGTTGGGGCACAGCCGCTATTTGGACCTACTACTATACGAGGGGCCATATGTACGAAGGTTCTCCGTTTCGAATTGTTGGAATCGAGCCCAATGATCGCCTTCTTACAATTGCTCGTGATGAGTTTCCAAATATGATTAAGACCCATTTGGGTAGTAAGGGGAATCACTCGAATTACCCGGAGATGCTAGAGAAGTTCCCTCCAGAGTTCAAACACGGGTTTGCGGAGTCTATCCCCTTTGAGGATGAAACCTTTGACTATGTCTACTCCTCTATGGTACTTCACTGGACTGACCCAAAGTCCGCCCTGAAAGAGATGCTCCGGGTGACAAAACCCGGTGGTATTGTCTTTGGTACTGAGAACTTTTATCCCGGTGCAAACAAGTTCTGTGAGATTCATATCAAGGTGGTCGAAGGAGCTTATGGCCACTTTCATGTAGATGACTTTCGGCAATGGGCTAAAGAGCTCGGGGCCAAGAAGATACGGCTCGCGACACCTCTCTCGGCCTTTGAGGTAATAAAATAG
- a CDS encoding ABC transporter permease, with the protein MHNVGYWLLVVKATLVKELKIQKRYVGWLLASLIQPIIWMILFSLIGRGFGIGNTSAGFDFTSFLILGVLLLMILSQSLWGAGIALRNEQYRGTLESTLTAPTHLTAMLVGYALVDLVLAGYLMVIGFTLGTLVFGLELTVVDPVGLLIAFAVTIYGVSGFAFMFAAVTLVVKQSNAIVNTVQPILFILTGIFFPLAALPPNVQQFSLLLPLTQGFLAIQDMTLNGATFLTVSPLLLGTIISGTVLAIIGILSLRATMKWSRHRGLLGAF; encoded by the coding sequence ATGCATAATGTTGGCTATTGGTTACTTGTAGTGAAGGCTACTCTTGTCAAAGAGCTGAAGATTCAGAAACGGTACGTGGGTTGGCTATTGGCCAGTCTGATCCAGCCTATCATTTGGATGATTCTGTTCTCTCTAATTGGGAGAGGCTTCGGGATTGGGAATACCTCTGCTGGTTTCGACTTTACAAGTTTTCTGATTCTTGGAGTGCTCCTGCTCATGATACTCTCACAGTCGCTCTGGGGTGCAGGGATTGCCTTGAGAAATGAGCAATACCGTGGAACTCTTGAGTCCACCTTGACAGCACCAACCCATCTGACCGCTATGCTTGTTGGCTATGCCCTTGTTGATTTAGTTCTTGCTGGCTATCTCATGGTCATCGGGTTCACGTTGGGTACTCTTGTCTTTGGACTTGAGCTGACGGTTGTTGATCCAGTGGGTCTCCTGATCGCATTTGCAGTGACGATTTACGGAGTTTCTGGGTTTGCGTTCATGTTTGCAGCAGTGACTCTGGTTGTCAAGCAGTCGAATGCAATTGTCAATACTGTCCAGCCGATCCTGTTCATACTTACAGGGATCTTCTTTCCACTTGCAGCTCTCCCCCCGAACGTTCAGCAGTTCTCTCTCTTGCTCCCACTGACCCAGGGCTTTCTTGCAATTCAAGACATGACTCTGAATGGTGCAACATTTCTTACGGTGTCACCACTACTCTTGGGTACGATCATTTCGGGCACTGTGCTTGCCATTATTGGCATTCTGTCACTAAGGGCAACAATGAAATGGAGCCGACACAGAGGTCTCTTGGGAGCTTTCTAA
- a CDS encoding GTP-binding protein gives MGLMQVVEKDIPMTSSGKSTGTKSLLDRIKRRHRVRKMLIAGSGAVGKTSLLNVLKRGTLEDVKQEYHRTLFLNIDTLKMDDLSDGDVVGVVQVIDVAGQLTQPVHPFRDADRLAFGGVDLIVLVFSSDDLQSLLDIEKWIALIDEGQKQDADKGEVMYVLVQNKVDLPDAFDHELVDLLLKNKPQIQAYFETSCLNGTGIAELRRWIVEHIQKDG, from the coding sequence ATGGGACTGATGCAGGTAGTTGAGAAGGATATACCTATGACAAGCTCTGGCAAATCAACGGGCACTAAATCTCTGTTAGATCGGATAAAACGAAGGCACAGAGTCCGAAAAATGTTGATTGCTGGTTCTGGTGCAGTTGGAAAGACGAGCCTCTTGAACGTGCTAAAACGAGGGACTCTAGAGGATGTAAAGCAGGAGTATCACCGAACATTGTTCTTGAATATCGACACATTGAAGATGGATGATCTCTCAGATGGGGATGTGGTGGGAGTCGTTCAAGTCATTGATGTTGCGGGTCAGCTGACTCAGCCTGTTCATCCTTTTCGGGATGCTGACCGTCTGGCCTTCGGAGGTGTTGATCTGATTGTTTTGGTATTCAGTTCGGATGATTTGCAATCATTACTGGATATCGAGAAGTGGATTGCTCTTATTGACGAGGGGCAAAAGCAAGATGCAGATAAGGGTGAGGTCATGTATGTTCTTGTACAAAACAAGGTTGACCTACCTGATGCATTTGATCACGAGCTTGTTGATTTACTTCTCAAGAACAAGCCACAGATCCAAGCCTATTTTGAGACCAGTTGCCTGAATGGTACTGGTATCGCCGAGTTGCGACGGTGGATCGTGGAACACATACAAAAGGATGGATGA
- a CDS encoding ABC transporter permease, with the protein MDENLYERVIKRRGWRSEIRAAWAMSIKTWKIELSYPLSILWFILMPFLWLIPLVLAGTSVSGGVDSSSLNNMTGISNWITYVAIGTALMGLIISIIWGTGMTLRREQNVGTLETLFTTPIGRTTFIWGNGLHNIQHGGLGVILQLVASVFIFGITIDAWGIFPALAIVALLVIGMQGIVYAVASIVLVAKQGWMLVEFVGSSLVLIAPLSYPLAVLPPVLQMAAMGSPLSWGADAFRNSLVFGLAAPGLVQSVVMLLLLDAIYLLVGGLLYKATDRWVRNRGALAQF; encoded by the coding sequence ATGGATGAGAATCTTTACGAACGAGTGATAAAGCGTCGAGGATGGCGGTCTGAGATTCGAGCGGCATGGGCAATGTCGATCAAGACTTGGAAGATTGAGCTGTCATACCCTCTCAGTATTCTCTGGTTCATCTTGATGCCCTTTCTCTGGCTGATTCCACTGGTTCTTGCAGGAACCTCGGTCAGCGGTGGAGTGGACTCTTCATCGCTCAATAACATGACCGGTATCAGCAATTGGATCACTTACGTGGCCATCGGCACCGCCTTGATGGGGCTGATAATTTCTATCATCTGGGGAACAGGGATGACCTTGAGGCGCGAGCAGAATGTGGGAACACTTGAGACCCTGTTCACCACCCCGATTGGTCGGACGACTTTTATCTGGGGAAATGGTCTTCATAACATTCAGCATGGTGGACTTGGGGTGATCCTTCAACTCGTTGCGTCGGTCTTCATCTTCGGCATCACAATAGATGCCTGGGGAATATTTCCTGCGCTTGCCATCGTCGCGCTTCTTGTGATCGGAATGCAAGGCATTGTCTATGCAGTGGCCAGCATTGTACTGGTGGCGAAGCAAGGCTGGATGCTTGTGGAGTTCGTAGGCAGTTCGTTGGTTCTTATTGCTCCGCTCTCTTATCCCCTTGCAGTCTTGCCGCCCGTTCTCCAGATGGCCGCTATGGGATCCCCTCTCAGCTGGGGTGCTGATGCTTTTCGTAACTCATTGGTCTTTGGGCTTGCGGCACCAGGGCTTGTCCAATCAGTAGTGATGCTTTTGCTGCTTGATGCCATCTATCTGCTGGTTGGTGGGCTCTTGTACAAGGCCACAGATCGATGGGTCCGGAACAGAGGTGCATTGGCCCAGTTCTAA
- a CDS encoding GTPase domain-containing protein, translated as MPISSTRASTKSASLLNQMKQRRQIQKMLLAGSGAVGKTTLLNVLKHGVLDETVTKYHRTLFFEIESLQMSDLAKENHVGSYQVIDVAGQIDQPVHPFRDAERLAFGGVDLVLLVFSSDDLQSLMDIEKWMGLINDGSLTYQHGVQPQYLLIRNKVDLPDSFDQELVDILLKNMPQIQGYFETSCVTGEGLDELRRWLVDHLMGEK; from the coding sequence ATGCCGATATCTAGTACAAGAGCATCTACAAAATCCGCCTCTCTCTTGAATCAAATGAAACAAAGACGCCAGATTCAGAAGATGCTTCTTGCGGGCTCTGGAGCTGTTGGAAAAACGACTCTGTTGAACGTGCTCAAGCATGGTGTTCTTGATGAGACCGTGACCAAGTACCATCGGACTCTATTTTTCGAGATCGAATCCTTGCAAATGTCAGATCTCGCAAAAGAGAATCACGTTGGTTCGTATCAGGTCATAGACGTTGCTGGTCAGATTGACCAACCAGTGCATCCTTTTCGAGATGCGGAACGACTTGCATTCGGTGGGGTGGATCTTGTACTACTTGTGTTCAGTTCTGACGATTTACAATCACTGATGGATATTGAGAAATGGATGGGTCTGATTAATGATGGTTCTTTAACATATCAACACGGTGTGCAACCACAGTATCTTCTCATTAGAAATAAAGTGGATCTTCCTGATTCCTTTGATCAAGAATTAGTAGACATATTGCTCAAAAACATGCCTCAGATTCAGGGCTATTTTGAGACAAGTTGCGTGACTGGTGAGGGACTTGATGAATTACGACGTTGGCTTGTTGATCACTTGATGGGGGAAAAATGA